In Fodinibius saliphilus, a genomic segment contains:
- a CDS encoding UDP-2,3-diacylglucosamine diphosphatase — MRISTVDQPMIFLSDAHLGGFSDEINQRIESELIQLLNYCQRNKIGIAILGDLFDYWMEYPDVIPAIGERVLERFSSFNKDMGPTLFITGNHDNWTRDYFENLGFELKHEHMMLQVNGNTVMTLHGDGLADELLHLPRPRLHRLLRSDKFISLYQTLFPPRVGINIMKYFSRFTRSLEWNTEKEKKLDEWASRTLASTEIDFILCGHDHIPRQKEFDFGTYINLGTFYQHRTMAFYNNSSISLVSWVPQLQSLQPFE, encoded by the coding sequence ATGAGAATTTCTACTGTTGATCAGCCGATGATTTTTCTTTCTGATGCACATCTCGGCGGTTTTTCTGACGAAATAAACCAACGTATTGAATCAGAGCTGATTCAACTTCTCAATTACTGTCAACGTAACAAGATTGGCATAGCTATCTTGGGCGACCTTTTTGATTATTGGATGGAATATCCCGATGTCATACCTGCTATTGGGGAAAGGGTTCTAGAACGGTTTTCTTCTTTTAATAAAGATATGGGACCTACTCTATTTATTACGGGTAATCATGACAATTGGACTCGTGACTATTTTGAGAACTTAGGTTTTGAGCTTAAACACGAACATATGATGCTCCAGGTTAATGGTAATACGGTAATGACGCTCCATGGGGATGGGTTAGCTGATGAGCTGCTACACCTTCCCCGCCCACGCCTGCATCGGCTGCTGCGTTCCGATAAGTTCATTTCGCTGTACCAAACGCTGTTTCCGCCACGTGTGGGAATAAATATCATGAAATACTTTTCCCGCTTTACCCGTTCATTGGAATGGAACACAGAAAAAGAAAAAAAGTTAGATGAGTGGGCATCAAGAACACTGGCGAGTACCGAAATTGACTTTATTCTTTGTGGCCATGACCATATACCCCGTCAGAAAGAATTCGACTTCGGAACCTATATAAATTTAGGTACCTTTTATCAGCATCGGACAATGGCATTTTATAATAATAGTTCGATTTCTCTCGTTTCTTGGGTGCCGCAACTGCAGTCTCTACAACCATTTGAATAA
- a CDS encoding polyprenyl synthetase family protein — translation MINTQLEKATTFKRKQKKSLQDITAPVKGSLSEFRTFYKKALRTDVWVLDKVVQYLLRQKGKEIRPTLVFMSARLFGEVNKRSYVAATMIELLHTATLIHDDVVDEAEVRRGFLSINKVWNNKAGVLLGDFLLSKGLLTALDHEEYKLLKVLSEAVRQMSEGELRQFKAARLFNMDEEYYFKVISEKTASLIASCCECGAISTTDNPKMHKKMHNIGKWTGIAFQIRDDIFDYGVNDIGKPKRNDIQERKVTLPFIKALDNASTMEKVRARYLMRKRRKKKADVDKIVSFVHDKGGVKYARSIMNDYANRALETLAELPESEDRAAFEDLIKFIIERKK, via the coding sequence ATGATTAATACGCAGCTAGAAAAAGCAACTACTTTTAAACGCAAGCAAAAGAAGTCACTTCAAGATATAACCGCACCTGTTAAAGGTAGTTTATCTGAGTTTCGTACTTTCTATAAAAAAGCGTTGCGTACTGATGTGTGGGTATTAGATAAAGTCGTACAATATTTACTCCGTCAGAAAGGAAAAGAAATTCGCCCTACACTCGTATTTATGTCGGCACGACTTTTTGGAGAAGTTAACAAGCGAAGCTATGTAGCTGCCACTATGATTGAGTTACTGCATACGGCTACTCTAATACATGACGATGTTGTGGATGAAGCCGAAGTACGACGCGGGTTCCTTAGTATTAATAAAGTATGGAATAATAAGGCAGGAGTATTACTAGGAGATTTCCTACTCTCCAAAGGCTTACTTACCGCACTGGACCATGAAGAATACAAGCTCTTAAAAGTTCTTTCTGAGGCGGTACGGCAAATGAGTGAAGGAGAGCTTCGCCAGTTTAAAGCAGCTCGCCTTTTCAACATGGATGAAGAATATTATTTTAAAGTTATTTCGGAGAAAACGGCCAGTCTTATTGCTTCGTGCTGTGAATGTGGTGCTATCTCAACGACAGATAACCCCAAGATGCATAAAAAAATGCACAATATTGGTAAATGGACCGGGATCGCATTCCAAATTAGAGATGATATTTTCGACTACGGTGTCAATGATATTGGCAAACCAAAGCGCAATGATATTCAGGAGCGAAAAGTAACCCTTCCTTTTATTAAAGCCCTCGATAATGCTTCTACCATGGAGAAGGTCCGGGCACGATACCTAATGCGAAAACGCCGAAAAAAGAAAGCCGATGTCGACAAAATTGTTTCTTTTGTGCACGATAAAGGAGGCGTTAAATACGCACGATCAATTATGAATGACTACGCAAACCGGGCTCTTGAAACGCTAGCTGAACTCCCAGAATCTGAAGATCGTGCAGCGTTTGAAGACCTTATTAAGTTTATCATCGAGCGTAAAAAATAA
- a CDS encoding glucose-6-phosphate isomerase, which yields MIKLDVSRAKKFLTDEEFDQARDKASEALMTVKERNGKGAEWLGWRDLLSDPNDAILEQLHSMATKIRENADVFIVCGIGGSYLGARAVIDALASFFGNKGPEIIYAGHHMSGQYLEELLAYLEELTKDGEPKSVYCNVISKSGTTLETALSFRFIRSWMQDQYPDTLQDRIICTTSSVGGALNKLVDQYRFQKFVIPDDVGGRFSVLTPVGLLPIAVAGIDIRSLFYGAVSKYEELEEEAGSLLDYAAVKYALFKKGKAVDVITSFEPQLASLGGWLQQLLGESEGKGGEGMFPAVTTYSTDLHSLGQFIQDGARIVMETFITVGDSKGGLTVKEAEENNDGLNYLAGMTFHEINKRAFEGTIQAHVKGGVPSVVVNLDKLNAQHLGEFIYLYELFTAVYCYSLNVNPFNQPGVEDYKSEMYQLLGK from the coding sequence ATGATTAAGCTTGATGTAAGCAGGGCAAAAAAGTTTTTGACCGATGAAGAGTTTGACCAAGCCCGGGATAAGGCATCTGAGGCGCTTATGACGGTAAAGGAGCGAAATGGAAAAGGTGCTGAGTGGTTGGGGTGGAGAGATCTACTGAGTGATCCTAATGACGCAATACTGGAACAACTTCATAGTATGGCTACTAAAATTAGAGAAAATGCTGATGTTTTTATCGTTTGTGGCATTGGCGGATCTTATCTCGGTGCGCGCGCAGTGATCGATGCACTAGCCTCTTTTTTTGGAAATAAAGGGCCTGAAATAATTTATGCAGGACACCATATGAGTGGGCAGTATTTAGAAGAATTATTGGCTTACCTCGAAGAGTTAACCAAAGACGGAGAGCCTAAAAGTGTTTATTGCAATGTAATATCCAAATCAGGGACGACCCTGGAAACAGCTCTTTCGTTTCGATTTATTAGAAGTTGGATGCAAGATCAGTACCCGGATACATTACAAGATCGGATTATCTGCACTACAAGTTCAGTAGGAGGAGCCCTGAATAAGCTTGTAGATCAATATAGGTTTCAAAAGTTTGTTATCCCTGATGATGTAGGAGGACGGTTTTCTGTATTAACGCCTGTCGGGTTATTACCGATTGCTGTGGCGGGTATTGACATTCGCAGTCTTTTTTATGGCGCCGTTTCAAAGTATGAAGAACTGGAGGAAGAGGCAGGGTCATTATTGGATTATGCTGCGGTAAAATATGCTTTATTTAAGAAGGGTAAGGCCGTAGATGTGATCACTTCTTTTGAGCCGCAGCTTGCGTCTTTGGGAGGGTGGTTACAACAACTATTGGGTGAAAGTGAAGGTAAGGGTGGAGAGGGGATGTTTCCTGCTGTTACGACTTATTCAACTGACCTACATAGTTTGGGACAGTTTATCCAAGATGGAGCTCGCATTGTCATGGAAACATTTATAACGGTGGGAGATTCTAAGGGGGGATTGACAGTAAAAGAGGCAGAAGAAAATAACGATGGGCTCAACTATCTTGCAGGCATGACGTTTCATGAAATTAATAAACGAGCGTTTGAAGGCACAATTCAGGCTCATGTCAAAGGTGGAGTCCCCTCTGTCGTCGTTAATTTAGACAAATTGAATGCACAACATCTCGGTGAGTTTATTTATCTTTATGAGCTTTTTACGGCCGTCTATTGCTACAGTTTGAACGTTAACCCATTTAATCAGCCGGGCGTAGAAGATTATAAAAGTGAAATGTATCAACTATTGGGAAAATAA
- a CDS encoding deoxynucleoside kinase, whose amino-acid sequence MSEVNNDKQPGTSPSEDLQFIAVAGNIGAGKSSLTGLLAKHFGWEAFYESVDDNPYLSDFYEDMRRWSFNLQIYFLSSRFRHQKQMLEQEGRFVQDRTIYEDVEIFAKNLHNMGLMSDRDFANYEALFEEMTDYLQPPGLLIYIRAQVSTLVDQIQQRGRDYENTIRIEYLERLNRLYEDWIDRYPHEKLIIDTDDLDFVNNKEDLGQIIGLVEQRLFGLFN is encoded by the coding sequence ATGTCAGAAGTCAATAATGACAAGCAGCCAGGAACAAGCCCTTCCGAAGATCTCCAATTTATTGCTGTTGCCGGTAATATTGGAGCCGGGAAATCATCATTAACCGGATTACTTGCCAAGCATTTTGGCTGGGAAGCATTCTATGAATCAGTAGATGATAATCCCTATCTCTCAGATTTTTATGAGGATATGCGCCGATGGAGCTTTAATTTGCAGATTTACTTTTTATCTAGTCGATTCCGGCATCAAAAACAGATGCTCGAACAGGAAGGGCGTTTTGTACAAGATCGGACGATTTATGAGGATGTAGAGATTTTTGCAAAGAACTTGCACAACATGGGGTTAATGAGTGATCGTGATTTTGCGAACTATGAGGCTCTATTTGAAGAGATGACAGACTATCTTCAACCTCCAGGTCTTTTGATTTATATTCGCGCGCAGGTTTCAACCCTAGTTGATCAAATTCAGCAGCGCGGTAGAGATTATGAAAATACAATTCGAATTGAATACTTAGAACGTTTAAACCGTTTGTATGAGGACTGGATCGACCGCTATCCGCATGAAAAGCTTATTATCGATACAGATGATCTTGATTTTGTGAATAACAAAGAGGATCTCGGGCAAATTATTGGGCTTGTAGAACAAAGACTTTTTGGCTTGTTTAATTGA
- a CDS encoding YceD family protein — translation MSKLEFNIVEIPEGESRRTVELSDEDLDLSPHTFVGGEVEILFYRTLHFIRVNFHVDSDIELTCDRSLEKYIQPVESDYEVVFKVDVKEEKEDENGAVRRFNFSSNTLSIEDEVRDTIFLNVPIKKLHPKFIDDEGKPKDFDTKSFGATENDDDTEIVDPRWKKLKELKN, via the coding sequence ATGTCAAAACTTGAATTTAACATAGTAGAAATACCTGAAGGAGAAAGTCGACGAACAGTCGAGCTCTCCGATGAAGATCTTGACTTATCTCCGCATACTTTTGTTGGAGGTGAGGTAGAGATACTATTTTACCGTACGCTTCATTTTATCCGGGTAAATTTCCATGTAGATTCTGATATTGAATTAACATGTGATCGGTCTTTGGAAAAATATATTCAGCCGGTCGAATCAGACTATGAAGTTGTATTCAAGGTTGATGTTAAGGAAGAGAAAGAAGATGAAAACGGTGCTGTACGGCGTTTTAACTTCTCCTCGAATACATTAAGTATTGAAGACGAAGTCCGTGATACTATTTTTCTGAATGTTCCTATTAAAAAATTGCATCCCAAGTTTATTGACGACGAAGGGAAGCCAAAAGATTTTGACACAAAATCATTTGGAGCTACAGAAAACGATGACGATACCGAGATTGTAGATCCTCGGTGGAAGAAGTTGAAAGAATTAAAGAATTAA
- the rpmF gene encoding 50S ribosomal protein L32 encodes MAQPKRQHSKSRQGKRRSHHKIGEPTLAECKNCGALHRYHHICKECGFYRGRQILDVNK; translated from the coding sequence ATGGCACAACCAAAACGACAACATTCAAAGTCCCGCCAGGGGAAACGTCGCTCTCACCATAAAATTGGAGAGCCTACATTAGCTGAATGCAAAAATTGTGGTGCCCTGCATCGCTATCATCATATCTGTAAAGAGTGCGGTTTTTATCGCGGTCGTCAAATTCTTGATGTGAACAAATAA
- the plsX gene encoding phosphate acyltransferase PlsX, translated as MIIAVDAAGGDYYPENPVKGSIQALNESTELTVILVGPEDIIEQELSKHDYDEQRLLVQHAPDIIGMDEAPAQAVKSKQNSSIVSGIGMHKAGKCKAFVSAGNTGALLAASSFLLGKLEGVSRPTIAAMYPTVKGLRLLLDVGANLEVRPDMFVQFAHMGKIFANEIMDVEDPTVGLLNVGEEEEKGTSVLKDAFKELEALPNFVGNVEGRDIFSAEADIFLSDGLVGNLLLKFGESIPEALNTFVKKGIQKLELGPEEAKLVGKVLKASLAEFDSDRIGGVPFLGVDGVSMVGHGSSSPLAIRNMILNAAKCVDHSINKKIVASLK; from the coding sequence ATGATCATTGCTGTAGATGCCGCAGGGGGCGACTACTATCCCGAAAATCCGGTTAAAGGTTCTATTCAGGCTCTTAATGAATCAACGGAGTTAACAGTTATTTTGGTAGGGCCAGAAGATATAATTGAGCAGGAGTTATCAAAGCATGACTATGATGAGCAGCGTCTTTTGGTGCAGCATGCTCCTGATATTATAGGTATGGATGAAGCTCCGGCACAAGCGGTAAAGAGCAAACAAAATTCATCTATTGTATCTGGAATAGGGATGCATAAAGCCGGTAAATGTAAGGCTTTTGTAAGTGCTGGAAATACCGGTGCTTTGCTTGCAGCTTCTTCCTTTCTGCTAGGAAAGCTTGAAGGTGTAAGTCGTCCTACGATTGCAGCAATGTATCCTACAGTGAAAGGTTTGCGCTTGTTACTTGATGTTGGAGCAAATCTTGAAGTACGACCGGACATGTTCGTTCAGTTTGCCCATATGGGTAAAATATTCGCCAATGAGATTATGGATGTGGAAGACCCAACGGTTGGGCTTCTTAATGTTGGGGAAGAAGAAGAAAAAGGGACTAGTGTGCTGAAAGATGCCTTTAAAGAACTTGAAGCGCTTCCTAATTTTGTGGGAAATGTAGAAGGGCGTGACATATTTTCTGCTGAGGCAGATATTTTCCTCAGTGATGGCTTAGTAGGAAATCTGTTATTGAAATTTGGTGAGTCAATACCGGAAGCACTGAATACTTTTGTTAAGAAAGGAATACAAAAACTCGAGTTAGGTCCTGAAGAGGCCAAGCTCGTAGGGAAGGTATTAAAAGCTTCTCTGGCCGAATTCGATTCGGACCGCATTGGTGGTGTGCCCTTCCTTGGTGTTGATGGAGTAAGCATGGTAGGGCACGGAAGTAGTTCACCTCTTGCGATTAGAAATATGATACTGAATGCCGCAAAATGTGTGGATCATAGTATCAATAAGAAAATTGTAGCATCTCTTAAATAA
- a CDS encoding beta-ketoacyl-ACP synthase III, whose amino-acid sequence MAEVKRAAITAVGHYLPDNKLTNHDLEQMVDTNDEWIQTRTGIKERRILKDDDKATAFMGAEAAKEALDERGISADEIDVIICATVTPDYLFPATACLIQSKIGASNAYAFDLSAACSGFLFALSTGGNFIESGRAQKVLVIGADKMSSIVDYTDRSTCILFGDGAGAVLLEASEDGNGIVDYINRSEGDTGLALYQPAGGSLNPATEESVADRLHYAKQDGRTVFKKATVGMADVSAEIMKKNDLTADDISYLVPHQANLRIIDATANRMGLDSEKVMVNINKYGNTTAATIPLCLFDWKSKLEKGDNLILAAFGGGYTWGAIYLKWGM is encoded by the coding sequence ATGGCTGAAGTAAAACGAGCAGCAATAACAGCAGTAGGCCACTATTTGCCTGACAATAAGTTAACAAATCATGACTTAGAGCAAATGGTGGATACCAATGATGAATGGATCCAAACAAGAACTGGTATTAAAGAACGTCGGATTTTAAAAGACGATGATAAAGCAACTGCTTTTATGGGAGCAGAAGCTGCAAAAGAAGCACTTGATGAGCGAGGCATTTCTGCTGATGAGATCGATGTTATCATCTGTGCTACTGTTACTCCCGATTACCTTTTTCCGGCGACAGCATGTCTTATTCAAAGCAAAATAGGGGCAAGTAATGCCTATGCTTTTGATCTTTCTGCAGCATGTTCCGGCTTTCTTTTCGCTTTATCTACCGGAGGAAATTTTATTGAATCAGGAAGGGCCCAGAAAGTACTTGTTATTGGGGCTGACAAAATGAGTTCCATTGTTGATTATACCGACCGCTCCACTTGTATCCTTTTTGGAGATGGAGCTGGGGCTGTTTTATTAGAAGCGTCGGAAGACGGCAATGGTATAGTAGATTATATTAATCGCTCTGAAGGGGATACCGGATTAGCATTGTATCAGCCTGCCGGTGGAAGTTTAAATCCTGCTACTGAAGAATCAGTTGCTGACCGTCTCCACTATGCGAAACAAGATGGACGTACTGTCTTTAAGAAGGCAACAGTTGGTATGGCAGATGTTTCGGCTGAGATTATGAAAAAAAATGATCTTACAGCTGATGATATATCATATCTGGTCCCGCATCAGGCAAATCTTAGAATCATTGATGCTACAGCAAATCGTATGGGACTCGACAGCGAAAAAGTGATGGTAAATATAAATAAATACGGTAATACTACTGCAGCAACGATTCCGCTTTGTTTGTTTGATTGGAAATCGAAACTAGAAAAAGGTGATAATCTAATCTTAGCGGCCTTTGGTGGGGGATATACCTGGGGCGCTATCTATTTAAAATGGGGAATGTAA
- the fabD gene encoding ACP S-malonyltransferase — protein MSSAYLFPGQGAQSVGMGKKHYEQDEIFASYVDQANDILGFDLKEIMFEGPKEKLKQTEYTQPAIFLHSVALYKKLDANPDMVAGHSLGEFSALVACGAVDFEDALKIVRRRGELMQQAGEENPGTMAAVIGMDDDIVERICAEATEQTGKEVVAANYNCPGQLVISGDADAIQKAVDLLKEEGCRLAKVLEVSGAFHSSLMQPAFDGLQRSLEDLDISEPECPIYSNYTAEPTTDPEEIRSNLLNQLLNPVRWTQTLENMNKNGAESFIEVGPGKVLQGLVKRTLDDVKISGLQ, from the coding sequence ATGAGTTCAGCGTATCTTTTTCCAGGACAAGGAGCACAATCTGTTGGGATGGGTAAAAAACATTATGAACAGGATGAGATATTTGCATCTTATGTAGATCAGGCCAATGATATACTCGGTTTTGATCTCAAAGAGATTATGTTTGAAGGACCGAAAGAGAAATTGAAACAAACTGAGTATACGCAGCCTGCGATCTTTCTGCATTCTGTAGCATTGTATAAGAAACTGGATGCTAATCCCGACATGGTAGCGGGTCATAGTTTGGGTGAATTTTCAGCTTTGGTCGCATGTGGTGCTGTGGACTTTGAAGATGCGCTTAAAATTGTGCGTCGCCGAGGTGAATTAATGCAGCAAGCTGGGGAAGAAAATCCCGGAACAATGGCTGCGGTTATCGGTATGGACGATGATATAGTAGAACGTATTTGTGCAGAAGCTACTGAGCAAACGGGTAAAGAAGTAGTCGCTGCAAACTATAATTGTCCCGGCCAGTTAGTTATTTCCGGGGATGCTGATGCAATTCAGAAAGCTGTTGATCTGCTTAAAGAAGAAGGGTGCCGTTTAGCAAAAGTTCTTGAAGTAAGTGGAGCTTTTCACTCTTCCTTGATGCAGCCGGCTTTTGATGGGTTGCAGAGAAGTCTGGAAGATTTAGATATTTCAGAACCTGAGTGCCCTATTTATAGCAATTATACTGCAGAACCTACAACTGATCCCGAAGAGATTCGCTCTAATTTATTAAATCAGTTATTGAACCCGGTTCGCTGGACACAGACACTGGAAAATATGAACAAGAACGGTGCAGAGTCATTTATTGAAGTTGGTCCTGGCAAGGTGCTTCAGGGACTGGTAAAACGTACCCTTGATGATGTTAAAATAAGTGGTCTTCAATAA
- the fabG gene encoding 3-oxoacyl-[acyl-carrier-protein] reductase — protein MSLSIEGKTALVTGGSRGIGRAIALMLADYGADVAITYRSSVDAANEVKELIEEKGQKAKAIQADAVKFDSAEEVISEITGDWEKLDILVNNAGIARDNLILRMTEEQWDQVIDTNLKSIFNYSKAVAKPMMRNQGGSIINISSVVGISGNAGQSNYAASKAGLIGFTKSYAKELASRNIRANVVAPGYITTEMTEELNEKVLESIKEETPLGRAGDADEVASTVLFLASDISKYITGETIRVDGGMAM, from the coding sequence ATGAGTTTATCTATTGAAGGAAAAACAGCATTAGTAACCGGTGGAAGCCGTGGCATTGGTCGTGCTATTGCACTGATGTTAGCTGATTATGGTGCTGATGTTGCTATTACCTATAGAAGTTCTGTAGATGCAGCTAATGAGGTAAAAGAATTGATTGAGGAAAAGGGACAAAAGGCTAAGGCTATTCAGGCTGATGCCGTTAAGTTTGACAGTGCTGAAGAGGTTATTTCTGAAATTACCGGAGATTGGGAAAAATTAGATATTCTCGTAAATAATGCTGGTATTGCACGTGATAACTTAATTCTTCGTATGACCGAAGAACAGTGGGATCAGGTTATCGATACAAACCTAAAGAGTATTTTTAATTATAGTAAGGCTGTAGCCAAGCCTATGATGCGAAATCAGGGCGGCTCAATTATTAATATTAGTTCTGTAGTTGGGATATCAGGAAACGCCGGACAAAGTAATTATGCGGCTTCAAAAGCTGGCCTTATTGGTTTTACAAAATCCTATGCAAAAGAATTAGCTTCGAGAAATATTAGAGCTAATGTTGTAGCACCTGGATATATTACCACCGAAATGACCGAAGAATTGAATGAAAAAGTATTGGAGTCTATTAAAGAAGAGACTCCGCTCGGCAGGGCAGGAGATGCTGATGAAGTAGCTTCTACAGTTTTGTTTTTAGCCTCCGATATAAGTAAGTACATTACAGGTGAAACAATTCGCGTAGACGGTGGAATGGCAATGTAA
- a CDS encoding acyl carrier protein, which produces MSQDVEAKVKSIIVDKLGVDESEVTHEANFTNDLGADSLDTVELIMEFEKDFDISIPDEDAENIATVGNAVEYLQEKV; this is translated from the coding sequence ATGTCACAAGACGTCGAAGCAAAAGTAAAATCAATTATTGTTGATAAATTAGGTGTTGATGAATCAGAAGTTACCCATGAAGCTAACTTCACAAACGATTTAGGGGCTGATTCTCTTGACACTGTTGAACTTATCATGGAGTTTGAGAAAGATTTTGATATCAGCATTCCTGATGAAGATGCTGAGAATATTGCAACAGTAGGTAATGCTGTTGAATATCTACAAGAGAAAGTATAA